One window of Mus caroli chromosome 11, CAROLI_EIJ_v1.1, whole genome shotgun sequence genomic DNA carries:
- the Il5 gene encoding interleukin-5 codes for MRRMLLHLSVLTLSCVWATAMEIPMSTVVKETLTQLSAHRALLTSNETMRLPVPTHKNHQLCIGDIFQGLDILKNQTVRGGTVEMLFQNLSLIKKYIDRQKEKCGEERRRTRQFLDYLQEFLGVMSTEWAMEG; via the exons ATGAGGAGAATGCTTCTGCACTTGAGCGTTCTGACTCTCAGCTGTGTCTGGGCCACTGCCATGGAGATTCCCATGAGCACAGTGGTGAAAGAGACCTTGACACAGCTGTCCGCTCACCGAGCTCTGTTGACAAGCAACGAG ACGATGAGGCTTCCTGTCCCTACTCATAAAAAT CACCAGCTATGCATTGGAGACATCTTTCAGGGGCTAGACATACTGAAGAATCAAACTGTCCGCGGGGGTACTGTGGAAATGCTATTCCAAAACTTgtcattaataaagaaatacattgaCCGCCAAAAA GAGAAGTGTGGCGAGGAGAGACGGAGGACGAGGCAGTTCCTGGATTACCTGCAAGAGTTCCTTGGTGTGATGAGTACGGAGTGGGCAATGGAAGGCTGA